A genome region from Falco biarmicus isolate bFalBia1 chromosome 11, bFalBia1.pri, whole genome shotgun sequence includes the following:
- the CLCC1 gene encoding chloride channel CLIC-like protein 1 isoform X1 produces MWLPLVLCAAVLLGSGKVQDDEWIDPTDMLNYDAASGTMRRPYKANYHDSQDNAVDTVSTEILPSCARELDSLQQKIADCEKRNAKLRESRSFYIFKRYLNKILNEAGKLGLPEENVGHVHYDAEIILTKQTYLEILRFLNEETWQSGAVDDALSDILVNFKHHDYEAWHWRFEDSFGIDLYTMFLILLCLVCIVIVIATELWTPIHWFFQVKRLLLVSLPISFAWNWLYLYKLAFAQHQAEIAKMGKFDNICAEKLDWGESLIEWLRSKWTFQDDPCQKYYETLLVNPVLLVPPTKAFTVTFTNFVTEPLKHIGQGIGEFIKALMKEIPFILQVPVLIMMALSVVAFCYGAGSSVSMLRYLTSFQKKSLPSPDSQQEKIDFGQYDGSKSDGCYLQKPPCICRGPYNRGAAPVRAGNGSRSPDVVHTGNEPDKQVEESHKPEPGNRLHSESEVCRLETITAENLTEGHALEQQKQETGKAERETGENCDPNKNLEGKSSAMEPCEAKKKQFL; encoded by the exons GCAAACTATCATGACTCTCAGGATAATGCTGTGGATACAGTCAGTACTGAAATCTTGCCGAGCTGTGCCAGGGAATTAGATTCCTTGCAACAGAAG ATTGCAGATTGTGAGAAGAGGAATGCAAAATTACGTGAAAGCCgtagcttttatatttttaagcgATACTTGAATAAGATTTTAAATGAAGCTGGAAAACTAGGCCTT CCTGAAGAAAATGTGGGCCATGTCCATTATGATGCTGAGATCATCCTTACAAAACAGACATATTTGGAGATCCTCAGGTTTCTCAATGAGGAGACTTGGCAGTCAGGTGCTGTGGATGATGCACTTAGTGATATTTTGGTCAATTTTAAGCACCATGATTATGAAGCTTGGCACTGGAGATTTGAAGACAGTTTTGGAATTGATCTGTATACTATGTTTCTg ATACTCTTGTGCTTAGTGTGCATTGTAATTGTAATAGCTACAGAGCTCTGGACACCTATTCATTGGTTTTTTCAAGTAAAACGACTTTTATTAGTAAGTTTACCCATCAGTTTTGCATGGAATTGGCTTTACTTGTATAAG CTGGCCTTTGCGCAGCATCAAGCAGAAATTGCGAAAATGGGGAAGTTTGATAATATCTGTGCTGAGAAGTTGGACTGGGGGGAAAGTCTTATTg AATGGCTCAGAAGTAAATGGACTTTTCAGGATGATCCCTGTCAAAAGTACTATGAAACTCTGCTAGTAAATCCTGTTTTGCTGGTTCCACCGACAAAG gCATTCACAGTTACTTTCACCAACTTTGTAACTGAGCCTCTAAAGCACATAGGACAAGGTATTGGTGAATTCATCAAAGCACTTATGAAGGAGATACCATTTATTCTGCAGGTTCCAGTGCTAATTATGATGGCTTTGTCTGTTGTG GCTTTCTGCTATGGTGCAGGATCATCAGTGTCTATGTTAAGATACTTAACATCTTTTCAGAAGAAGAGCCTTCCTTCACCTGACAGTCAACAGGAGAAAATAGACTTTGGGCAATACGATGGGAGTAAATCAGATGGCTGTTATTTGCAGAAGCCTCCTTGCATTTGCAGAGGACCTTATAACAGAGGAGCTGCTCCTGTAAGAGCAGGAAATGGCAGCAGAAGTCCTGATGTTGTGCATACAGGCAATGAGCCAGACAAGCAAGTAGAAGAGTCTCACAAACCAGAACCTGGT aaCAGGTTGCACTCTGAGTCTGAAGTTTGTAGACTAGAAACTATCACAGCTGAAAACCTTACTGAAGGACATGCACttgagcagcagaaacaggagaCAGGCAAAGCAGAGCGAGAGACTGGAGAAAACTGTGATCCTAATAAAAACCTAGAAGGGAAAAGTTCTGCAATGGAACCAtgtgaagcaaagaaaaagcagttcctGTGA
- the CLCC1 gene encoding chloride channel CLIC-like protein 1 isoform X2: MWLPLVLCAAVLLGSGKVQDDEWIDPTDMLNYDAASGTMRRPYKANYHDSQDNAVDTVSTEILPSCARELDSLQQKIADCEKRNAKLRESRSFYIFKRYLNKILNEAGKLGLPEENVGHVHYDAEIILTKQTYLEILRFLNEETWQSGAVDDALSDILVNFKHHDYEAWHWRFEDSFGIDLYTMFLILLCLVCIVIVIATELWTPIHWFFQVKRLLLVSLPISFAWNWLYLYKLAFAQHQAEIAKMGKFDNICAEKLDWGESLIEWLRSKWTFQDDPCQKYYETLLVNPVLLVPPTKAFTVTFTNFVTEPLKHIGQGIGEFIKALMKEIPFILQVPVLIMMALSVVAFCYGAGSSVSMLRYLTSFQKKSLPSPDSQQEKIDFGQYDGSKSDGCYLQKPPCICRGPYNRGAAPNRLHSESEVCRLETITAENLTEGHALEQQKQETGKAERETGENCDPNKNLEGKSSAMEPCEAKKKQFL; this comes from the exons GCAAACTATCATGACTCTCAGGATAATGCTGTGGATACAGTCAGTACTGAAATCTTGCCGAGCTGTGCCAGGGAATTAGATTCCTTGCAACAGAAG ATTGCAGATTGTGAGAAGAGGAATGCAAAATTACGTGAAAGCCgtagcttttatatttttaagcgATACTTGAATAAGATTTTAAATGAAGCTGGAAAACTAGGCCTT CCTGAAGAAAATGTGGGCCATGTCCATTATGATGCTGAGATCATCCTTACAAAACAGACATATTTGGAGATCCTCAGGTTTCTCAATGAGGAGACTTGGCAGTCAGGTGCTGTGGATGATGCACTTAGTGATATTTTGGTCAATTTTAAGCACCATGATTATGAAGCTTGGCACTGGAGATTTGAAGACAGTTTTGGAATTGATCTGTATACTATGTTTCTg ATACTCTTGTGCTTAGTGTGCATTGTAATTGTAATAGCTACAGAGCTCTGGACACCTATTCATTGGTTTTTTCAAGTAAAACGACTTTTATTAGTAAGTTTACCCATCAGTTTTGCATGGAATTGGCTTTACTTGTATAAG CTGGCCTTTGCGCAGCATCAAGCAGAAATTGCGAAAATGGGGAAGTTTGATAATATCTGTGCTGAGAAGTTGGACTGGGGGGAAAGTCTTATTg AATGGCTCAGAAGTAAATGGACTTTTCAGGATGATCCCTGTCAAAAGTACTATGAAACTCTGCTAGTAAATCCTGTTTTGCTGGTTCCACCGACAAAG gCATTCACAGTTACTTTCACCAACTTTGTAACTGAGCCTCTAAAGCACATAGGACAAGGTATTGGTGAATTCATCAAAGCACTTATGAAGGAGATACCATTTATTCTGCAGGTTCCAGTGCTAATTATGATGGCTTTGTCTGTTGTG GCTTTCTGCTATGGTGCAGGATCATCAGTGTCTATGTTAAGATACTTAACATCTTTTCAGAAGAAGAGCCTTCCTTCACCTGACAGTCAACAGGAGAAAATAGACTTTGGGCAATACGATGGGAGTAAATCAGATGGCTGTTATTTGCAGAAGCCTCCTTGCATTTGCAGAGGACCTTATAACAGAGGAGCTGCTCCT aaCAGGTTGCACTCTGAGTCTGAAGTTTGTAGACTAGAAACTATCACAGCTGAAAACCTTACTGAAGGACATGCACttgagcagcagaaacaggagaCAGGCAAAGCAGAGCGAGAGACTGGAGAAAACTGTGATCCTAATAAAAACCTAGAAGGGAAAAGTTCTGCAATGGAACCAtgtgaagcaaagaaaaagcagttcctGTGA